The following is a genomic window from Stenotrophomonas maltophilia.
CGCGTCCAGCAGGCCCGGGTCCAGCTGGCGGCTGTGCAGCCACAGCTGGCGGCGGGCACGGTGGAGGATGGCGGTGGTGATGGCCAGCGCCTCTGCGCGGCTGTCGATGGCGCTGGCCACGCCCAGCCGGCGGCGCATCTGCTGGTGGCCGATGCCGGCTTCCTCGAACACCTCACCTTCGGGCAGGAAGCCCTGGCGGGCGTAGAAGTCGCGGGCCGGCAGCTGGGCGTGCAGATGCAGTTCGGCCAGGCCGAGCCGGCGCCCGGCTTCGACCAGCGCGTCCAGCAGGGCTTCACCGACGCCCTGGCTGCGGTGGCTGGCCAGCACCGCCATGCGGCCGATCCGGCCATCCGGGGCCAGGCGGCCGGTGCCGACCGGCTGGCCGTCGGCGTCCAGGGCCAGCACATGGGCACTGACCGGGTCCAGCGCGTCGCGCTCCAGTTCGGCGGCGATGCCCTGTTCCTGCACGAACACCCGCTGCCGCACGTCGTGGATGGCGACGTGGGCGTCGGCGTGGCTGACCTGCTGGACCCGGATCATGGCAGGGCTCAGGCGCGGCCGTCGTTGCTGTCGTCCTCGTCCTCGTCGTCGAAGCTGACGATGACCTCGATGCCGTCGTCATGCACGGTCACGGAGTGGACATCGTCGGACACCGCATCGGCGTCGATCGCATCGACGCGGTCACGGCCCTCGACCACCTCGCCGAGCACCACGGCATCCACGCCGTCGTCTTCATCTTCGTCTTCGGCCTCGTACATCTCGTCCGG
Proteins encoded in this region:
- a CDS encoding GNAT family N-acetyltransferase, encoding MIRVQQVSHADAHVAIHDVRQRVFVQEQGIAAELERDALDPVSAHVLALDADGQPVGTGRLAPDGRIGRMAVLASHRSQGVGEALLDALVEAGRRLGLAELHLHAQLPARDFYARQGFLPEGEVFEEAGIGHQQMRRRLGVASAIDSRAEALAITTAILHRARRQLWLHSRQLDPGLLDAPPVQAALRRFATARHDKQLRVIVHDAAAIAAAGAPLLALAQRLPSVIQFREVTDPIDRALVSACLLNDAGDFYFRLIGHRLDGEAGIALPARSQPFEQQLQRVWDRSRECSELRALGI